In the genome of Anabaena cylindrica PCC 7122, the window TGGCTATTGCTTTGCTAAAGGCTTCCTTTGCTAATTGAACTTTACCTTGTTGCAAATAAGACATCCCTAAATGATAGGCTGGTTCTGGGGAATTTTGACTATATGTCATAGCTTTTTTAAAAGATGCGATCGCACTCTCCCAGTCTTTTTGCAATTCTTTCACCAATCCCAAGTTATAATGGGCAAAGCCCAGTTGCGGGTCTATCTGTAGCGATCTTTGTAAATAATCAGCCGCTAACTGTAAATTATTCCCTTCTAACAACGCACCTCCTAAATTAGCAAAAGCCGGAGCAAATTGAGGATCTGCTTGAGTCGCTTGATAAAATGCATCTGCTGCTGGTTGCAGTTGTCCCGCTTGTCGCAGCGCTAAACCCAAATTATAATGCGCTGGTGCTAACGTCGAATCTGATTGAATTGCTTGACGAAAAGCGGTAATCGCATCTTGCATATTTCCCCCTTGAATCGCCTGTAAGCCTTGATTTAACCAATCTAACGCCGCTTGACGAGTAGTTTGAGCTAAAAAAGACCTAACCCCCCAAGCAGGGAAATCCGGGTTAAAGCCTCTATTCTTGTAGGAGAGAGGTTTTATATTCAATTGAGTTGAGTTGACAGAGGGAGAAGTTGAAATAACTGGACTAATATTTACATTTAGTACCAGCAAAGTGACAATTCCAATGAAAGGATATTGTTTTAATGGTAATGTCATAAATTTACTAGTAGGAAGTTGGGAGTCGGGAGTCAGACGGAACCAAGAAGGAAGAAGAAAAATTCTCCCCCTGACTGTTAAGAGTTCCTCCCGTATCAAACATTTTGTATCCTAAATCCTTACATTTACTAGATAAAAAATATTGTGACTACTTCCAATGAGTTTACCTCTAAGGTGTTGCAATTGCTAAGTGGTAGACGGGGAAAGACTTTGAGCTATGAAGGTAGACATGATTGTCCGGGTTGGGATAATGTGGCTGCATATTTACCCCAAGCGGAAATGCAGAATTTTATTGTAGAATTGCGATCGCTCACTTTAGGCGTTGGTTCTTTCCATTAGAAGATCATCTCCAAGAAGTCCCAGAAAAACTGGCTCAACGCATTCTCACTAATGGTAATAATAGCGGAAATAGTTCAACCTCGTTCCCAGTCTCTGACTGGGAATGCTATCAGGAAGGTTCTACCTTCCGTTTTTTATCTCACGCAAAGGCGCAAAGACGCAAAGAAAGATCAATGTTGTTTTGGTAAATAATCTTGATTTAAACTTTCATCTTTATTTGCCGCGTATCGGAAAATAAATTAATAAAATAGTATCCCCTATGTTATCTCCATCACCCAAACATACAAGTAGTTGATCGTACATTATTATATTACTATTTATTTTTTTATACAATACACTATTATAGACATAAAACTCAGTCTTGAATTCCCATCTATAATTTAACGAACCCGTTTTCCAGTTGACCAATACAAAAATAACCCGAATTTAAATTAATCACCTATTCATGACCAAACCTTAAACCCAAGATTATACTTGTATGTTAAGTATATACAACATCTTAACAACACAGGATAATCTTATGGGCTTTATATTCTCCCTCCTCACCAGTCTCATAGCAAGTCTCATATATCTCCAAAGCAGCAAAATCACCAGCACCAAGACTCAGATTGCAGTCCGTGGAATTACCATATTGATTGGTAGTATTGCCTTACTAGCTTCAATTTCTAGACTTTTGGTGATTGTTCCACCGGGTAATGTCGGTATTGTCAACTTCTTTGGTAAAGTTTCTGATAACACCCTTGATTCCGGTGTCCACTTAGTTAACCCCTTTGCCAAAGTCCTGAATTTTTCCACTCGCCTTAAAGATATCAAGGAAAACATAGACACAACATCTCAAGAAGGTTTGAGTTTAAATCTTGATGTTAGTCTTCAATACAGACTTGACCCCCAGAAAGCAGCGCTAGTATATAAAACAATTGGAATTGACGAAAAAGAATTAATAATTTCCAGATTTCGTTCTACC includes:
- a CDS encoding tetratricopeptide repeat protein, with the translated sequence MTLPLKQYPFIGIVTLLVLNVNISPVISTSPSVNSTQLNIKPLSYKNRGFNPDFPAWGVRSFLAQTTRQAALDWLNQGLQAIQGGNMQDAITAFRQAIQSDSTLAPAHYNLGLALRQAGQLQPAADAFYQATQADPQFAPAFANLGGALLEGNNLQLAADYLQRSLQIDPQLGFAHYNLGLVKELQKDWESAIASFKKAMTYSQNSPEPAYHLGMSYLQQGKVQLAKEAFSKAIAINPRYAEAHYNLGSIWFNQGKFNEALAAFRKSAEVNANYADAYYGAGLVFIQLKQYSEAVKVFQYARDLYKTQNNSQWAINAEKLLIQTQNLNNKPR